Proteins from one Pseudomonas sp. KBS0710 genomic window:
- a CDS encoding TonB-dependent siderophore receptor, with protein sequence MPSRRFAPLAGLAMGLLLDPAYAEDNSVELDTISVTSDAYESATGPVTGYRATRSASATKTDTALRDIPQSISVIPATVLKDLGSTNVERALEFAGGVSKQNNFGGLTLYEYSVRGFTTSEFYQDGFSANRGYPSTPDAANIERIEVLKGPAASLYGRGDPGGTVNIVTKKPQPEAFTTVQTSAGSWDRYRTALDVNTPLDDEGRVLSRVNLAVEDNHSFRDHVDAQRVFVAPSFSWQLNPDTRLLVESEFVRHSSTFDRGIVAPQGMSRSTFLGEPNDGNIRNHNNRIQAALEHHLNDAWQLRLASHYKQGSLWGDASESRALNADGHTVNRRYRERSTGWHDSITQLELRGMFDIGSWQHELLIGTEYEDYRKKERVTAIGGSLYPIDIYKPVYGQPKPNGARSGTDFYEQVKSQALNLQDQIIFTDRLRGMVGARFEHFEQSTDDFTRNHAKSRQTHDALTQRAGLLYQLTPQVGVFANASTSFKPNNGLDAGGKSFKPEEGVGYEVGIKSELFDDRLSTTLAAFHIEKENVLALDPATDTNRAMGKARSQGFDLQLSGQVTDAVRVIGAFAYIDAEVTKGDKTIPTGSRILGVAKRSGSLLGVYAFQDGALRGSDLGAAFTYVGDRSGEAGGSFELPAYHTVDLLAHYKASDKVTVGLNLNNLFDEKYYERSYSNYWVMPGEPRNFTVSLTLNL encoded by the coding sequence ATGCCGTCTCGAAGATTTGCCCCCCTGGCTGGCCTGGCCATGGGCTTGTTGCTCGACCCCGCCTATGCCGAAGACAACAGCGTTGAACTGGACACCATCAGCGTCACCAGCGACGCCTATGAATCCGCCACCGGCCCGGTCACGGGCTACCGCGCCACCCGCTCCGCCAGCGCGACCAAGACTGACACGGCCCTGCGTGACATCCCACAATCAATCAGCGTAATTCCGGCCACAGTGCTCAAGGACCTGGGCAGTACCAACGTGGAACGTGCCCTGGAATTTGCTGGCGGCGTGTCCAAGCAGAACAACTTCGGCGGCCTCACGCTTTACGAATACAGCGTGCGCGGCTTCACCACATCGGAGTTTTACCAGGACGGTTTCAGCGCCAACCGTGGCTACCCGAGCACACCGGACGCGGCCAATATCGAGCGCATCGAAGTGCTCAAAGGCCCCGCCGCCAGCCTGTATGGGCGTGGCGATCCGGGCGGCACGGTGAACATTGTCACCAAGAAGCCGCAGCCCGAAGCGTTCACCACCGTGCAAACCAGCGCCGGCAGTTGGGACCGCTATCGCACTGCGCTGGATGTGAATACCCCGCTGGATGACGAAGGCCGTGTGCTGTCGCGGGTCAACCTGGCAGTGGAAGACAACCACAGCTTCCGTGATCACGTCGACGCCCAGCGCGTGTTCGTCGCACCGTCTTTCAGCTGGCAACTGAACCCGGACACCCGCCTGCTGGTGGAAAGCGAATTTGTGCGCCACAGCTCCACCTTCGACCGTGGCATCGTCGCGCCGCAGGGCATGTCGCGCTCCACCTTCCTCGGCGAACCCAACGACGGCAACATCCGCAACCACAACAACCGCATCCAGGCCGCGTTGGAGCATCACCTCAACGACGCCTGGCAATTGCGCCTGGCCAGCCATTACAAACAGGGAAGCCTGTGGGGTGATGCCTCGGAGAGCCGCGCACTGAATGCAGACGGCCACACCGTCAACCGCCGTTACCGCGAGCGCTCCACGGGTTGGCACGACAGCATCACCCAGCTTGAATTGCGCGGCATGTTCGATATTGGCAGTTGGCAGCATGAGTTGCTGATCGGCACCGAATACGAGGACTACCGCAAGAAGGAACGCGTCACCGCGATCGGCGGCAGCCTCTACCCCATCGACATCTACAAACCCGTCTACGGCCAGCCCAAACCCAACGGCGCACGTTCCGGTACTGACTTCTACGAGCAGGTGAAAAGCCAGGCGTTGAACCTGCAGGACCAGATCATCTTCACCGACCGCCTGCGCGGCATGGTCGGCGCACGCTTTGAGCATTTCGAGCAAAGCACCGATGACTTCACCCGCAACCACGCCAAGAGCCGCCAGACCCACGACGCCCTCACCCAACGCGCCGGTTTGCTCTACCAACTCACGCCGCAAGTCGGCGTGTTTGCCAACGCCTCCACCTCGTTCAAACCCAACAATGGCCTGGACGCCGGCGGTAAATCCTTCAAACCGGAAGAAGGCGTGGGCTATGAAGTGGGCATCAAGAGTGAGCTGTTTGACGACCGCTTGAGCACCACCCTGGCCGCCTTCCACATCGAAAAAGAAAACGTGCTGGCACTGGACCCGGCCACCGACACCAACCGCGCCATGGGCAAGGCGCGCAGCCAGGGTTTTGACCTGCAACTGAGCGGGCAAGTGACGGACGCGGTACGCGTGATCGGCGCCTTTGCCTACATCGACGCCGAAGTGACCAAAGGCGACAAAACCATTCCCACCGGCAGCCGGATTCTCGGCGTGGCCAAGCGCAGCGGCAGCCTGCTGGGCGTGTATGCGTTTCAGGACGGCGCACTGCGCGGCTCAGACCTGGGCGCGGCATTTACCTACGTCGGCGATCGCTCCGGCGAGGCCGGCGGTAGCTTCGAGCTGCCGGCGTATCACACCGTCGACCTGCTGGCCCACTACAAGGCCAGTGACAAGGTCACCGTGGGCTTGAACCTCAATAACTTATTCGACGAAAAGTACTACGAGCGCTCCTACAGCAATTACTGGGTCATGCCCGGTGAGCCGCGCAACTTCACCGTCAGCCTGACCCTCAACCTGTAA
- a CDS encoding Nif3-like dinuclear metal center hexameric protein produces the protein MAVPLSTLVEEADRYLGSAKIADYCPNGLQVEGRPQVMRIVSGVTASQALLDAAVEAQADLVLVHHGYFWKGENPCITGMKQRRLKTLLKHDISLLAYHLPLDLHPEVGNNVQLARQLDITVEGPLDPNNPKIVGLVGSLAEPLSPRDFARRVQDVMGREPLLIEGSEMIRRVGWCTGGGQGYIDDAIAAGVDLYLSGEASEQTFHSARENDVSFIAAGHHATERYGVQALGDYLARRFALEHLFIDCPNPI, from the coding sequence ATGGCTGTCCCCCTTAGCACTCTGGTCGAGGAAGCGGACCGCTACCTTGGCAGCGCAAAAATTGCCGATTATTGCCCCAATGGCCTGCAGGTCGAGGGGCGCCCGCAGGTGATGCGCATCGTCAGCGGCGTCACCGCCAGCCAGGCGTTGCTGGACGCTGCGGTTGAAGCCCAGGCCGACCTGGTGCTGGTGCACCACGGTTATTTCTGGAAAGGCGAAAACCCGTGTATCACCGGCATGAAGCAGCGCCGCCTGAAAACCCTGCTCAAGCACGACATCAGCCTGCTGGCCTACCACCTGCCGCTGGACCTGCACCCGGAGGTGGGCAACAACGTGCAACTCGCCCGTCAGTTGGACATCACTGTCGAAGGCCCGCTGGACCCGAACAACCCGAAAATCGTCGGCCTGGTCGGCTCCCTGGCCGAACCCTTGTCGCCGCGTGATTTTGCCCGCCGTGTGCAGGATGTAATGGGCCGCGAGCCACTGCTGATCGAAGGCAGCGAGATGATCCGCCGGGTGGGTTGGTGCACCGGTGGCGGGCAAGGTTACATCGACGATGCGATTGCCGCCGGCGTCGACCTGTACCTGAGCGGCGAAGCGTCCGAGCAGACCTTCCACAGTGCGCGGGAAAACGACGTCAGCTTTATTGCTGCCGGGCACCACGCCACCGAGCGTTATGGCGTACAGGCATTGGGTGATTACCTGGCGCGGCGTTTCGCCCTGGAGCATCTGTTCATCGATTGCCCGAATCCAATCTGA
- a CDS encoding MerR family transcriptional regulator, which translates to MTPALQDEPVEDIAQAIEDGWLPIREVARQTGVNAVTLRAWERRYGLIVPQRTPKGHRLFSAEHVQRIHTILTWLNRGVPVSQVKGLIDSAQASPDSVENEWHVLRHKLITAISELTERRVDDLFNQAMALYPPRTLCEQLMLPLLTALEQRWQGQFGAQMERVFFLSWLRSKFGARIYHNNRQLQGAPLLLVNQSDVPLEPHLWLSAWLASSADCPVEVFDWPLPAGELALAVEHLKPRAVLLYSSKALHLSALSKLSGGISCPILIAGPTVCIHQDELAVLTRDTPDLFVAEDPLSAHQLLIQRGIV; encoded by the coding sequence ATGACACCTGCCCTGCAAGACGAACCTGTCGAAGACATCGCCCAAGCCATCGAAGACGGCTGGCTGCCGATTCGCGAAGTGGCGCGCCAGACCGGCGTCAACGCTGTGACCCTGCGCGCCTGGGAGCGCCGTTATGGCCTGATCGTGCCCCAGCGCACACCCAAGGGCCATCGGCTGTTCAGTGCCGAACATGTGCAACGCATCCACACCATTCTGACCTGGCTCAACCGTGGCGTGCCGGTCAGCCAGGTCAAAGGCCTGATCGATTCCGCTCAGGCCAGCCCCGACAGCGTCGAAAATGAATGGCATGTGCTGCGGCATAAACTGATCACCGCGATCAGCGAACTGACCGAACGCCGGGTCGACGACCTGTTCAACCAGGCCATGGCGCTGTACCCGCCGCGCACCTTGTGTGAGCAATTGATGCTGCCGCTGCTCACCGCGCTGGAGCAACGCTGGCAGGGCCAGTTCGGCGCACAAATGGAACGGGTGTTCTTTCTGTCCTGGCTGCGCAGCAAGTTCGGCGCGCGCATTTACCACAACAACCGCCAGCTGCAGGGCGCGCCGCTGTTGCTGGTCAACCAATCCGACGTGCCGCTGGAGCCGCACCTGTGGCTCAGCGCCTGGCTGGCCAGCAGTGCCGATTGCCCCGTGGAAGTCTTTGATTGGCCATTGCCGGCCGGCGAACTGGCCCTGGCGGTGGAACACCTGAAACCGCGTGCGGTGCTGCTGTATTCAAGCAAAGCCCTCCACCTGTCGGCACTCAGCAAACTTTCAGGCGGCATCAGTTGCCCGATTTTGATTGCCGGACCAACGGTATGCATCCACCAAGACGAGTTAGCCGTATTAACCCGTGACACTCCTGATTTGTTCGTGGCCGAAGACCCGTTGTCGGCCCACCAGTTACTGATCCAGCGTGGAATTGTCTAA
- a CDS encoding TIGR02450 family Trp-rich protein produces the protein MNRINPTKLLLSKWTAARPRSKEKHFLVTELFRDDEGTVLEIELQAVMTRRAERFAWQTLQNAEDWRIGWK, from the coding sequence ATGAACCGTATCAACCCGACGAAATTGCTGCTGTCGAAGTGGACAGCAGCACGCCCGCGCAGCAAGGAAAAACACTTCCTCGTCACCGAGCTGTTTCGTGACGACGAAGGCACCGTGCTCGAAATCGAGCTGCAAGCCGTCATGACCCGCCGCGCCGAACGCTTCGCCTGGCAAACCTTGCAAAACGCCGAAGACTGGCGCATCGGTTGGAAGTAG
- a CDS encoding DUF4198 domain-containing protein, with amino-acid sequence MHAFKSLAVIGLLFATQVSAHGLWTEQRRGNIEVIYGHGAEDNAFKAQKISGAWAYDASGKMIPVTVERLPDHARLKPLKSPAVLAVALDNGMWSQTADKKWINQGRSKVPGAIESTQTFKYSLAIYQPGAKLPKLDQLKLVILPEVDPLTVGPGKSLPVRVLLDGKPAAGIKLVGDYRNAPNTLSTETDKDGRAQVLVRNEGLNVIAAQVEVPLKDNADVATRGLFTSLTFLGEPHHE; translated from the coding sequence ATGCATGCTTTCAAATCCCTGGCCGTCATCGGCCTGCTGTTTGCCACCCAAGTCTCGGCCCACGGCCTGTGGACCGAACAGCGGCGCGGCAATATCGAAGTGATCTACGGCCACGGCGCCGAGGACAATGCCTTCAAGGCACAGAAAATCAGCGGTGCCTGGGCGTATGACGCCAGCGGCAAGATGATCCCGGTGACCGTGGAGCGCCTGCCCGACCATGCACGCCTGAAGCCGCTCAAATCACCGGCCGTGCTGGCGGTGGCCCTGGACAACGGCATGTGGTCGCAGACGGCGGACAAAAAGTGGATCAACCAGGGCCGCAGTAAGGTGCCGGGGGCGATTGAGTCGACCCAGACCTTCAAGTACAGCCTGGCGATTTACCAGCCGGGGGCGAAGCTGCCCAAGCTGGATCAGCTCAAGCTCGTGATTCTGCCGGAAGTCGACCCGCTGACCGTAGGGCCGGGCAAGTCACTGCCGGTGCGGGTGCTGCTGGACGGCAAACCTGCGGCGGGGATCAAGCTGGTGGGGGATTATCGCAATGCGCCGAACACCTTGAGCACCGAGACCGACAAGGACGGCCGCGCTCAGGTGCTGGTGCGTAATGAAGGGTTGAATGTGATTGCCGCGCAAGTTGAAGTGCCGCTGAAAGACAATGCCGACGTGGCCACCCGTGGGCTGTTCACTTCGCTGACCTTCCTCGGCGAACCGCACCACGAATAA
- the hemH gene encoding ferrochelatase: MTDHALLLVNLGSPASTSVADVRSYLNQFLMDPYVIDLPWPVRRLLVSLILIKRPEQSAHAYASIWWEEGSPLVVLSRRLQAQMTQQWTHGPVELAMRYGEPSLETTLTRLAAQGIQKVTLAPLYPQFADSTVTTVIEEAKRVVRDKQLNVQFSILQPFYDQPEYLDALVASARPYVAQAFDHLLLSFHGLPERHLKKLDPTGQHCFKDADCCKNASPEVLATCYRAQCFSVARDFAARMGLPEGKWSVAFQSRLGRAKWIEPYTEARLEALAQQGVKKLLVMCPAFVADCIETLEEIGDRGLEQFREAGGEELVLVPCLNDDPQWAVALNTLCERAPLSL, encoded by the coding sequence ATGACGGATCACGCGTTGTTACTGGTCAATCTGGGTTCACCGGCCTCCACTTCGGTGGCCGATGTGCGCAGCTACCTTAATCAGTTCCTGATGGACCCTTATGTGATCGACCTGCCGTGGCCGGTGCGGCGCTTGCTGGTGTCGCTGATCCTGATCAAGCGCCCTGAGCAGTCGGCGCATGCCTACGCCTCGATCTGGTGGGAAGAGGGTTCGCCGCTTGTGGTTCTGAGCCGTCGTTTGCAAGCGCAAATGACCCAGCAGTGGACCCACGGCCCGGTGGAGTTGGCGATGCGCTACGGCGAGCCGTCGCTTGAAACCACCCTGACGCGCCTTGCGGCTCAGGGCATTCAAAAAGTCACTCTGGCGCCGTTGTATCCGCAGTTCGCCGACAGCACCGTGACCACGGTGATCGAAGAAGCCAAGCGTGTGGTCCGCGACAAGCAGCTCAACGTGCAGTTTTCTATCTTGCAGCCGTTCTACGATCAGCCCGAATACCTCGACGCCTTGGTCGCCAGTGCTCGGCCGTATGTGGCGCAGGCATTCGATCACTTGTTGCTGAGCTTCCATGGGTTGCCTGAGCGGCATCTGAAAAAACTCGACCCCACAGGTCAGCATTGCTTCAAGGATGCTGACTGCTGCAAGAACGCTTCGCCCGAAGTGCTTGCGACCTGCTACCGCGCCCAGTGCTTCAGTGTGGCGCGCGACTTTGCCGCGCGCATGGGGTTGCCGGAGGGCAAGTGGTCGGTGGCGTTCCAGTCACGCCTGGGCCGCGCCAAGTGGATCGAACCCTACACCGAGGCCCGCCTGGAGGCATTGGCCCAGCAAGGCGTGAAAAAGCTGCTGGTGATGTGCCCGGCGTTTGTCGCCGATTGCATCGAGACCCTCGAGGAGATTGGCGATCGCGGGCTGGAACAGTTCCGCGAGGCAGGGGGCGAGGAGTTGGTGTTGGTGCCGTGCTTGAACGATGACCCGCAGTGGGCGGTGGCGCTCAATACGCTGTGCGAGCGGGCGCCGTTGTCACTCTAA
- a CDS encoding TIGR01777 family oxidoreductase, whose product MHILLTGGTGLIGRQLCLHWLAQGHRLTVWSREPDTVAKWCGAEVLGVGRLQDVIGTVDAVVNLAGAPIADRPWTKKRKALLWSSRISHTETLLAWMEGLAQKPAVLISGSAVGWYGDGGERELTEASGPVQDDFPSQLCIAWEETALRAEAFGTRVVLVRTGLVLAAKGGFLSRLLLPFKLGLGGPIGNGRQWMPWVHIKDQIALIDFLLHNADASGPYNACAPHPVRNSEFAKTLGQVLHRPAFMPMPAFALKVGLGELSGLLLGGQKAVPERLLAAGFTFQFTELHAALEELSSRL is encoded by the coding sequence ATGCATATTTTGCTGACCGGCGGTACGGGTTTGATCGGTCGTCAACTCTGCCTGCACTGGCTTGCCCAAGGGCATCGCCTGACGGTGTGGAGCCGCGAGCCGGATACTGTGGCCAAATGGTGCGGTGCCGAGGTACTCGGTGTCGGCCGTTTGCAAGACGTGATCGGCACTGTGGACGCGGTGGTCAACCTGGCGGGCGCGCCGATTGCCGATCGCCCGTGGACCAAAAAGCGCAAGGCATTGCTGTGGAGCAGCCGCATCAGCCACACCGAAACCTTGCTGGCTTGGATGGAAGGCCTGGCGCAAAAGCCGGCGGTGCTGATTTCGGGCTCTGCAGTGGGTTGGTACGGCGACGGCGGCGAGCGCGAACTGACCGAAGCCAGTGGCCCGGTGCAGGATGATTTCCCCAGCCAATTGTGCATCGCCTGGGAAGAAACTGCGTTGCGTGCCGAAGCCTTCGGCACCCGCGTGGTGCTGGTGCGCACGGGCCTGGTGTTGGCGGCCAAGGGCGGCTTTTTGTCGCGGCTGCTGCTGCCGTTCAAACTGGGGCTGGGCGGGCCTATCGGCAATGGTCGGCAGTGGATGCCGTGGGTCCATATCAAAGATCAAATCGCCCTGATTGATTTTCTTCTGCACAACGCTGACGCCAGCGGTCCTTATAATGCCTGCGCGCCCCACCCGGTACGTAACAGCGAGTTCGCCAAGACCTTGGGCCAGGTGCTGCACCGCCCAGCGTTCATGCCAATGCCGGCGTTTGCCTTGAAGGTCGGCCTGGGCGAGTTGTCCGGGTTGCTGCTGGGCGGACAGAAGGCCGTGCCCGAACGGTTGCTGGCCGCCGGTTTCACTTTTCAGTTCACTGAGTTGCACGCGGCCCTGGAAGAATTGTCCAGCCGCCTCTAG
- a CDS encoding DUF523 and DUF1722 domain-containing protein encodes MSSIAKPKIAISACLLGENVRFNGGHKQSLLCSQTLADYFDFVPLCPEVAIGLGIPREPIRLVGDPAHPQAVGTVHRELNVTQPLDDYGQQMAAEHTDLCGYIFMQKSPSCGLERVKVYRDNGTPVDGGGRGIYAQAFCARHPNLPVEEDGRLNDPVLRENFLTRVFVYASWQQLLAEGLTRHRLLAFHARYKYLLMAHSPVHYKSLGHLLGSMGKGINLDELAAGYFSELMSGLKKCATRGTHTNVLQHISGYLKQAISADDKQEMQTVIGQYRTGIVPLVVPLTLLKHHFRQHPDRYIAQQAYLQPHPENLSLRNAI; translated from the coding sequence ATGTCCAGCATCGCAAAACCGAAGATCGCTATCAGCGCCTGCCTGTTGGGCGAGAACGTGCGTTTCAACGGCGGCCACAAACAATCCCTGCTGTGCAGCCAAACCCTCGCCGATTATTTCGACTTCGTGCCGTTGTGCCCCGAAGTGGCGATCGGCCTGGGCATTCCGCGCGAACCGATTCGCCTGGTGGGCGACCCTGCCCACCCGCAGGCCGTCGGCACCGTGCATCGTGAACTCAATGTGACGCAGCCATTGGATGATTACGGCCAGCAGATGGCTGCCGAGCACACTGACCTGTGCGGCTACATCTTCATGCAGAAGTCGCCGTCGTGCGGGCTGGAGCGCGTCAAGGTCTACCGCGACAACGGCACGCCCGTCGATGGCGGCGGGCGCGGCATTTATGCCCAGGCGTTTTGCGCACGCCACCCCAACCTGCCGGTGGAAGAAGACGGCCGCCTGAATGACCCGGTGCTGCGTGAGAACTTCCTCACCCGTGTGTTCGTGTACGCCAGCTGGCAACAATTGCTCGCCGAGGGCCTCACCCGACACCGCCTTCTGGCATTCCATGCGCGCTACAAATACCTGCTGATGGCCCACAGCCCTGTGCATTACAAAAGCCTCGGCCACCTGCTGGGCAGCATGGGCAAGGGCATCAACCTGGATGAACTGGCTGCCGGCTATTTCAGCGAGTTGATGAGCGGCCTGAAAAAGTGCGCCACCCGCGGCACCCACACCAATGTGCTGCAACACATCAGTGGCTATCTCAAGCAGGCCATCAGCGCCGATGACAAGCAGGAAATGCAAACCGTCATCGGCCAGTACCGCACCGGCATCGTGCCGCTGGTAGTGCCGCTGACTTTGCTCAAACATCACTTTCGCCAACACCCGGACCGCTATATCGCGCAGCAGGCTTACCTGCAGCCGCACCCGGAAAACCTCAGCCTGCGTAATGCGATCTAG
- a CDS encoding NAD(P)/FAD-dependent oxidoreductase, producing MTVPIAIIGTGIAGLSAARALRDAGHVVQLFDKSHGSGGRMSSKRSDAGALDMGAQYFTARDRRFVNEVQRWQSNGWAEQWKPQLYNFKSGQLTPSPDEQIRWVGTPRMSAITRALLDDLPVEFGCRITDVFQGTQHWNLLDADGGNHGPFSHVVIATPAPQATALLAAAPKLASAAAGVKMDPTWAVALAFDTPLDTPMQGCFVQDSPLDWLARNRSKPGRDAKLDTWVLHATSAWSKANLDLPKEAVIEHLHGAFAELLHSAMPAPSFSLAHRWLYARPSERHEFGVLADADLGLYVCGDWCLSGRVEGAWLSGQEAARRLIEHLQ from the coding sequence ATGACTGTTCCCATCGCGATCATCGGCACCGGCATCGCCGGTCTCTCCGCCGCCCGAGCGTTACGAGACGCGGGGCACGTTGTACAACTTTTCGATAAAAGCCATGGCAGTGGTGGCCGCATGTCCAGCAAGCGCAGCGATGCCGGCGCCCTGGACATGGGCGCGCAATACTTCACAGCCCGCGACCGGCGCTTCGTCAACGAAGTTCAGCGCTGGCAAAGCAACGGCTGGGCCGAACAGTGGAAACCGCAGCTGTACAACTTCAAGTCCGGCCAGCTCACGCCCTCCCCCGACGAGCAGATCCGCTGGGTTGGCACGCCGCGTATGAGCGCCATTACCCGCGCACTGCTTGACGACCTGCCGGTGGAGTTCGGTTGCCGCATCACCGACGTGTTCCAAGGCACGCAGCACTGGAACCTGCTGGACGCCGACGGCGGCAATCATGGCCCCTTTAGCCACGTGGTGATTGCCACGCCGGCGCCCCAGGCCACCGCCCTGCTGGCCGCCGCGCCCAAGCTGGCAAGTGCTGCCGCCGGGGTGAAGATGGACCCGACCTGGGCCGTCGCACTCGCCTTCGACACGCCGCTGGATACGCCGATGCAAGGCTGCTTTGTGCAAGACAGCCCGCTCGACTGGCTCGCGCGCAATCGCAGTAAACCTGGGCGTGATGCCAAACTCGACACCTGGGTGCTGCACGCCACCAGCGCCTGGAGCAAGGCCAACCTGGACCTGCCCAAAGAAGCAGTGATCGAGCACCTGCACGGTGCCTTCGCCGAACTGCTGCACAGCGCCATGCCCGCGCCGTCCTTCAGCCTGGCCCACCGTTGGCTCTACGCCAGGCCGTCGGAGCGGCATGAATTCGGCGTGCTGGCCGACGCCGACCTGGGCTTGTATGTGTGTGGTGACTGGTGCCTGTCCGGGCGGGTCGAAGGCGCGTGGCTCAGCGGCCAGGAAGCCGCACGCCGTCTGATCGAGCACCTGCAATGA
- the algW gene encoding Do family serine endopeptidase AlgW → MLKALRFFGWPLLAGVLIAMLIIQRYPQWVGLPSLDVNLQQAPQTSSVVQGPVTYADAVVIAAPAVVNLYTTKVINKPAHPLFEDPQFRRYFGDNGPKQRRMESSLGSGVIMSPEGYILTNNHVTTGADQIVVALRDGRETLARVVGSDPETDLAVLKIDLKNLPSITIGRSEGLRVGDVALAIGNPFGVGQTVTMGIISATGRNQLGLNSYEDFIQTDAAINPGNSGGALVDANGNLTGINTAIFSKSGGSQGIGFAIPVKLAMEVMKAIIEHGQVIRGWMGIEVQPLTKELAESFGLTGRPGIVVAGIFRDGPAQKAGLQLGDVILSIDGEPAGDGRKSMNQVARIKPTDKVVIQVMRNGKEIKLVAEIGLRPPPAPVKEEE, encoded by the coding sequence ATGCTCAAGGCACTGCGTTTTTTTGGATGGCCATTGTTGGCTGGCGTGCTGATCGCGATGCTGATTATTCAGCGCTATCCCCAATGGGTGGGCTTACCCAGCCTGGATGTGAACCTGCAACAGGCCCCGCAAACCAGCTCCGTGGTGCAAGGCCCGGTCACCTACGCAGACGCCGTGGTCATCGCTGCGCCCGCCGTGGTCAACCTGTACACCACCAAAGTCATCAACAAACCGGCGCACCCGCTGTTTGAAGACCCGCAGTTTCGCCGTTATTTCGGCGACAACGGCCCCAAGCAACGCCGCATGGAATCGAGCCTGGGTTCGGGCGTGATCATGAGCCCGGAAGGCTACATCCTCACCAACAACCACGTGACCACGGGCGCCGACCAGATTGTGGTGGCCCTGCGCGACGGCCGTGAAACCCTGGCCCGTGTGGTTGGCAGCGACCCGGAAACCGACCTCGCCGTACTCAAGATCGATTTGAAAAACCTGCCCTCCATCACCATCGGCCGCTCCGAAGGGCTGCGCGTGGGTGATGTGGCACTGGCCATCGGCAACCCGTTCGGGGTTGGCCAGACCGTGACCATGGGCATTATCAGCGCCACCGGGCGCAACCAGTTGGGGCTTAACAGCTACGAAGACTTTATCCAGACCGACGCGGCCATCAACCCGGGCAACTCCGGCGGCGCGCTGGTGGATGCCAATGGCAACCTGACCGGCATCAACACCGCGATCTTCTCCAAGTCCGGCGGCTCCCAGGGCATCGGCTTTGCGATCCCGGTGAAGCTGGCGATGGAGGTGATGAAGGCGATCATTGAACACGGTCAGGTGATTCGCGGCTGGATGGGCATTGAAGTTCAGCCGTTGACCAAGGAACTGGCCGAGTCGTTCGGCCTGACCGGTCGCCCAGGCATCGTGGTCGCCGGGATTTTCCGCGATGGCCCGGCGCAAAAAGCCGGCCTGCAATTGGGCGATGTGATTTTGAGCATCGACGGCGAACCGGCCGGTGATGGCCGCAAGTCGATGAACCAGGTGGCGCGGATCAAGCCGACCGACAAGGTGGTCATCCAAGTGATGCGCAACGGCAAAGAGATCAAGCTGGTGGCGGAAATCGGCCTGCGGCCACCGCCGGCTCCGGTCAAAGAAGAGGAATAA